Genomic window (Longimicrobiales bacterium):
CCACGCCGCGGCATTCGCGCTTCTCCTCCTCGCCTGCGGCGACGACGGCTCCGGGCCGGCCCCGGCACCCAGGCTGACCTCCATCATCCTCTCACCCGCCGATCCCGTCCTCGCCGACGGCGCGACGCTGGAGCTGGACGTGGCGCTGCGCGACGAGAAGGGCGCGGCGATGTCGCTGCCGCAGGGCGCGACACTGACCTGGTCGAGCACTGACGACGCTGTCGCGAGCGTTTCCGGCGATGGAACGCTCACGGCGAATTCGCCCGGCACGGCGACGATCCGCGCTGCCGTCG
Coding sequences:
- a CDS encoding Ig-like domain-containing protein, whose amino-acid sequence is MRKTTFHAAAFALLLLACGDDGSGPAPAPRLTSIILSPADPVLADGATLELDVALRDEKGAAMSLPQGATLTWSSTDDAVASVSGDGTLTANSPGTATIRAAV